In Marivirga salinae, a single window of DNA contains:
- a CDS encoding RNA polymerase sigma factor, which translates to MDELVNYSEKLMQEASEKEWIERAKENPRWFEPLYDKYFSQIFRFLYKRHADEIVTAEICSEVFYKALIKIKHYKDKGFPFSSWLYKIALNESNQAFRKKKYHRVIPLDLLKSENLFDEFPLEDSQHDVEALKWAVQSLKPKELDIIELRFFNEMSFKEVARVLNITENNAKVKCYRILDKLRIKMNVK; encoded by the coding sequence GTGGATGAACTCGTAAACTATAGCGAAAAGTTAATGCAAGAAGCCTCTGAAAAAGAATGGATCGAAAGGGCAAAGGAAAATCCTAGGTGGTTTGAGCCTCTATACGATAAATATTTTTCTCAGATTTTCAGATTCCTTTATAAAAGGCATGCAGATGAAATCGTCACTGCTGAGATATGCTCAGAGGTTTTCTATAAAGCCTTAATCAAAATCAAGCATTATAAAGATAAAGGCTTTCCTTTTTCTTCATGGCTCTACAAAATTGCATTAAATGAATCTAATCAGGCATTTAGAAAAAAGAAATATCACAGAGTCATTCCACTTGATCTATTGAAATCAGAAAATCTATTTGACGAATTTCCTTTAGAAGATTCTCAACATGATGTTGAAGCACTCAAGTGGGCAGTTCAAAGCCTAAAACCGAAAGAGTTAGACATTATAGAACTACGGTTTTTTAATGAGATGTCCTTTAAAGAAGTCGCCCGAGTACTCAACATCACAGAAAATAATGCCAAAGTTAAGTGTTATCGCATATTGGATAAGCTAAGAATTAAAATGAATGTAAAATGA
- a CDS encoding 3D domain-containing protein — protein sequence MMNNFTKVVLTTIIGSIFIGCSSGNQSDEQSQIIQYDTIQVTATAYNSVEAQTKKGNPALATWGDTLEPGMKAIAISRDFLKEDLLGHNSEVKIEGLDGTYEVLDKMNKRWTRKIDIYMGLDEEAARNWGKQEVKIYIPVDTVEVQ from the coding sequence ATGATGAATAATTTTACTAAGGTAGTTTTAACAACAATAATTGGATCCATTTTCATTGGCTGTAGCTCTGGAAATCAATCAGATGAGCAAAGCCAAATAATTCAATATGATACTATTCAAGTAACCGCAACAGCCTATAATTCCGTTGAAGCACAAACCAAAAAAGGAAATCCTGCGCTTGCCACTTGGGGAGACACTTTGGAGCCAGGCATGAAGGCCATTGCAATTTCGAGAGACTTTCTAAAAGAAGATTTATTGGGCCATAATTCTGAAGTCAAAATTGAAGGGCTAGACGGCACCTATGAAGTGCTGGATAAGATGAATAAGAGATGGACCCGTAAAATTGACATCTATATGGGCCTTGATGAAGAGGCTGCAAGAAATTGGGGTAAACAAGAAGTTAAGATTTATATTCCTGTTGATACTGTGGAAGTGCAATAA
- a CDS encoding energy transducer TonB — protein MKSQYQNIEDLPSLSNDDIAKHKNFKNILDKRTEHIQKNLETRKKLLKVGIFSAIIGAITIGLIYWKGLFLQKAETGAVEINNVENAISSKEAQKLEFPKAESDKGIKKNEKEVPNPSTKASKQPKNNENDIENKQTQNSERPSFQMGYEKAFPTVGMDSLSNYFNKQLKYPEKVDKKQGIEGTVNVIFTITKEGDASKIEIQNSLGEAFDEECIRLISNMPQWEPAVRNGKAVDSKVSLQLSFNIEK, from the coding sequence ATGAAAAGTCAATATCAAAATATAGAAGATTTACCCAGCTTATCGAATGATGATATTGCTAAGCACAAGAATTTTAAAAATATCTTGGATAAGCGAACGGAACATATCCAGAAGAATCTTGAAACAAGAAAGAAGCTGTTAAAGGTTGGGATTTTTTCAGCTATCATTGGTGCAATAACAATAGGTTTGATTTATTGGAAAGGGCTGTTTTTGCAAAAAGCCGAAACTGGTGCAGTAGAAATAAATAATGTAGAAAATGCTATTTCTTCTAAAGAAGCCCAAAAGCTAGAGTTCCCAAAAGCAGAAAGCGATAAGGGGATCAAAAAAAATGAAAAAGAAGTTCCTAATCCGTCAACAAAGGCAAGCAAACAGCCAAAGAATAATGAAAATGACATAGAGAATAAGCAAACTCAAAATTCCGAAAGGCCGAGTTTCCAAATGGGCTATGAAAAGGCATTTCCAACAGTAGGAATGGATTCATTATCAAATTACTTTAATAAACAGCTAAAATATCCTGAAAAGGTGGATAAAAAACAAGGAATTGAAGGGACAGTAAATGTCATTTTCACCATTACTAAAGAAGGAGATGCTTCAAAAATAGAAATTCAAAATTCTTTGGGAGAAGCATTTGATGAAGAATGCATTAGACTGATTTCAAATATGCCACAGTGGGAACCAGCTGTGCGAAATGGCAAAGCAGTTGATTCAAAAGTGAGCCTTCAACTTTCATTTAATATTGAAAAATAA